One region of uncultured Methanolobus sp. genomic DNA includes:
- a CDS encoding transposase: MYSVSNSKQTTFVYGPEIYEKLIQKDHLLYKINEKVDFSFINEVCKDLYSSNKGRPVTNTPEMMLRSAVVQHLYDYSDRQMEYEAHVNIMVKWFIGLNLEDNAYDHSALGYFRDKLGNDKWNEIFYQILKQIQDAGFSKSSTQYIDATHVIANIAIPGTIGIIRQGITEVLKSLKKVDPHLYKNLGGKKQALKREKVYNLDQTEKEEKLVDIVKEAKNVIQKTECFEEHVKEKVEILKRILGENVLEEEGNVCRRKGMVKDRIVNPVDPDARHGAKSDDKKFVGYKVNSTMSEDGFITNINATCGNSYDGDLLLPLIDKGIANGQSINKVIADGAYGSATNRFELLKRDAVLIAPVSKDANTSGDYYAQAMFTIDESGVTCPAGHRTMISYYDKKKGTTLSSPV, from the coding sequence ATGTATTCTGTGTCTAATTCCAAGCAAACAACATTCGTATATGGGCCTGAAATATACGAAAAACTGATACAAAAGGACCACTTGCTTTATAAGATAAATGAAAAGGTAGATTTCTCATTCATCAATGAGGTCTGTAAAGACCTCTATTCATCAAACAAAGGTAGACCTGTAACAAACACTCCCGAGATGATGCTTCGCTCTGCAGTAGTCCAGCACCTCTATGATTATTCGGATAGGCAGATGGAGTATGAAGCACACGTAAACATAATGGTAAAATGGTTCATCGGGCTAAATTTGGAAGATAATGCATACGATCATAGTGCATTGGGGTATTTCAGAGATAAGCTTGGGAATGATAAATGGAATGAGATTTTTTACCAGATATTAAAACAGATTCAAGATGCGGGTTTTTCAAAAAGCAGCACACAATATATTGATGCAACACATGTGATTGCCAATATTGCTATTCCAGGTACGATTGGAATAATAAGGCAAGGAATCACTGAAGTTCTTAAGTCATTAAAGAAAGTAGATCCTCATCTCTACAAGAACCTTGGTGGCAAAAAACAGGCACTAAAAAGAGAAAAGGTCTACAATTTGGACCAAACAGAGAAAGAGGAAAAGCTGGTTGATATTGTAAAAGAAGCAAAAAATGTGATTCAGAAGACCGAATGTTTTGAAGAGCATGTTAAGGAAAAAGTAGAGATCTTAAAACGTATATTGGGAGAAAATGTCCTGGAAGAAGAAGGGAACGTTTGCAGAAGAAAAGGTATGGTCAAAGATAGGATAGTAAATCCAGTAGACCCTGATGCCAGACATGGTGCAAAATCAGATGATAAGAAGTTTGTTGGTTATAAAGTGAATTCTACAATGTCAGAAGATGGATTCATAACTAACATCAATGCCACTTGTGGTAACAGTTATGATGGAGACCTATTATTACCACTTATTGATAAGGGTATAGCTAACGGACAAAGTATAAACAAAGTAATAGCAGACGGAGCTTATGGTAGTGCTACTAATCGATTTGAACTATTAAAAAGGGATGCTGTGCTTATTGCACCTGTCAGTAAAGATGCAAATACATCTGGGGATTATTATGCACAAGCAATGTTCACGATAGATGAATCGGGTGTTACTTGTCCTGCGGGTCACAGGACAATGATCTCATATTACGACAAGAAAAAAGGCACAACACTGTCATCGCCGGTTTAA
- the flaJ gene encoding archaellar assembly protein FlaJ, which produces MSYEKAFKNLGMEPKVYFKKFALPIVAFGFIFALLLLVALPTMFVGTAKYIPYLIPVICIVFAFSYPLSILAGKASRIDNNMHYYITQMGSIATAETPRIDIVRIVSENEDYQELAEETRKIYDLVTVWHLSLADACRFISKRTPSIIFEDFLDRFAHALQSGEDVKTFLFAEQNVVMNEYEAMYNGALYVVEIIKELFVSLVMSLIFMASFAVIMPVITGMNAELLMGIVVIIFLVTDIVMVMFTKSKIPKDPAWSQSANMTENKLKLYRSIPVSLALCFVVLVAVVLHGKIETSIAVAMVLTPLAYTGYVSRNIEKAIRRKDENFPAFIRSLGSSAGARGGVIDEALKALRAHDFGPLTTDVNNLYKMLVTRINKFDSWEYFASNTGSNLIQRFSGMFVQATNLGGQPEVIGDIIATNFHKIVTLRKKRSQSAGSLVGVLYGLTGGIGFTMYISLGVVGLMQEMFSSVEMPAGMSMGMVLYTNIGNLDTLSYMVMAIMVGHSLMSAILIRIVDGGHMLSATIDFVIMVWISGASAVVTMAAVSSLLGLA; this is translated from the coding sequence GTGAGCTATGAGAAAGCATTCAAGAATCTTGGAATGGAGCCCAAGGTTTATTTCAAGAAGTTTGCTTTACCTATCGTAGCTTTTGGATTTATATTCGCACTACTTCTTCTTGTGGCACTCCCCACAATGTTTGTTGGAACTGCTAAGTATATCCCTTACCTGATACCCGTTATTTGTATTGTATTTGCATTCTCCTATCCTCTTTCGATCCTGGCTGGAAAAGCTTCCAGAATTGACAATAATATGCACTATTACATCACCCAGATGGGTTCCATTGCAACAGCAGAGACCCCAAGGATAGATATTGTGCGCATTGTTTCGGAAAACGAGGACTATCAGGAGCTTGCAGAGGAAACCAGGAAAATATATGATCTTGTAACGGTGTGGCACCTGAGTCTTGCAGACGCATGTCGTTTTATTTCCAAAAGGACTCCTTCTATAATATTTGAGGACTTCCTTGACAGGTTTGCACATGCTCTCCAGTCAGGAGAAGATGTAAAGACTTTCCTTTTTGCAGAGCAGAATGTTGTGATGAACGAGTATGAGGCAATGTATAACGGTGCTCTCTATGTTGTAGAGATCATCAAGGAACTTTTTGTATCTCTTGTTATGTCACTGATCTTCATGGCTTCGTTTGCTGTGATCATGCCTGTTATAACCGGGATGAATGCCGAACTTCTCATGGGCATTGTTGTTATTATTTTCCTTGTTACTGATATTGTTATGGTGATGTTCACAAAGAGCAAGATACCAAAGGACCCTGCCTGGAGTCAGTCCGCCAATATGACTGAGAACAAACTGAAACTCTATCGTTCAATACCAGTATCTCTTGCATTATGCTTCGTTGTCCTCGTTGCAGTGGTTCTCCACGGTAAAATTGAGACCAGTATTGCAGTTGCAATGGTGTTAACTCCTCTGGCATACACAGGTTATGTTTCAAGAAATATCGAAAAAGCTATTAGAAGAAAAGACGAAAATTTCCCTGCATTCATCCGTTCCTTGGGAAGTTCTGCAGGTGCCAGGGGTGGTGTCATTGACGAAGCTCTAAAAGCTTTGAGAGCACATGATTTCGGCCCTCTTACAACTGACGTGAATAATCTCTACAAGATGCTGGTGACCAGGATTAACAAATTCGATTCCTGGGAATACTTTGCCTCTAATACCGGAAGCAACCTTATCCAGCGTTTTTCAGGTATGTTTGTCCAGGCTACCAATCTTGGTGGTCAGCCGGAGGTCATCGGAGACATTATCGCTACAAATTTCCACAAGATAGTAACTCTCAGGAAGAAAAGGTCCCAGTCTGCCGGAAGTCTTGTAGGTGTGTTGTACGGTCTGACAGGAGGTATCGGATTTACCATGTATATTTCCCTTGGTGTTGTGGGACTTATGCAGGAAATGTTCTCATCTGTAGAGATGCCCGCGGGTATGTCCATGGGTATGGTTCTCTATACCAATATTGGAAATCTGGATACTCTTTCATATATGGTTATGGCCATTATGGTTGGTCACTCATTGATGTCTGCTATACTGATCAGAATTGTAGATGGTGGTCATATGCTCAGCGCCACAATTGATTTTGTGATAATGGTCTGGATATCCGGTGCAAGTGCTGTGGTAACCATGGCAGCAGTGTCATCACTACTGGGTCTTGCGTGA
- the istA gene encoding IS21 family transposase, producing MIQDLNSQGFNVSEISRQTGYDRKTVKKYLDLKTVPQAQKREGRGSKLDPYKPYILEKLNSGPYTASRLFREIKKMGFDGGYTIVKDYVREIRPKQAVPAVLRYETKPGVQSQVDWAEMASIEVGEKTSRIYCFNMILGYSRMRYIEFTLSMDTATLIQCHINAFQYFGGCTQEILYDNMKQVVIKRALKASNSQWNSQFEDFFKHYGFIPRLCRPYRPQTKGKIENTVGYVKRDLFLGINFVSMNDLNEQALKWLERVNSTVHGTTHEIPLDRFKIEELLPLNQHPYRMVRKEKRMVSRDCYVSYRGNKYSVPYRFAGRLSEVHIGEGKLQIYVDNEQLCEHEIIPGNSRVVRNKEHFAGLLSEILKQNSQCRKPPQTPVRMSDVEVEKRPLDVYDAFCEGGSA from the coding sequence GTGATACAAGACTTAAATTCGCAAGGCTTTAACGTAAGTGAGATATCCAGACAAACCGGTTATGACAGAAAAACAGTAAAGAAATACCTTGATCTGAAAACTGTGCCTCAGGCACAGAAACGTGAGGGAAGAGGCAGCAAACTTGATCCTTACAAACCTTACATTCTTGAGAAGCTCAATAGCGGACCTTATACTGCATCCCGATTATTTCGTGAAATAAAAAAAATGGGTTTTGATGGCGGTTATACAATTGTTAAGGATTATGTGAGAGAAATAAGGCCTAAACAGGCAGTACCTGCGGTACTGCGTTATGAGACAAAGCCAGGTGTTCAGTCTCAGGTAGATTGGGCAGAAATGGCATCAATAGAAGTTGGAGAAAAGACATCAAGAATCTACTGTTTCAACATGATACTGGGATATTCCAGGATGAGGTATATCGAATTCACCCTGAGCATGGATACTGCCACCCTCATTCAATGTCATATCAATGCTTTCCAATACTTCGGAGGATGTACACAGGAGATCCTCTATGACAACATGAAACAGGTTGTCATCAAAAGAGCTTTAAAGGCATCGAATTCACAATGGAACTCACAGTTTGAGGATTTCTTCAAGCACTATGGATTCATCCCACGATTATGCAGACCTTACAGACCTCAGACAAAAGGAAAGATTGAAAATACTGTTGGGTATGTAAAACGGGATCTGTTCCTTGGAATAAATTTTGTATCAATGAACGATCTGAATGAACAGGCTCTCAAATGGCTGGAAAGGGTCAATTCTACCGTACATGGGACTACCCATGAGATTCCACTGGATCGGTTCAAAATCGAGGAATTACTGCCTCTTAACCAACATCCTTACAGGATGGTCAGAAAAGAGAAGAGAATGGTTTCAAGAGACTGTTACGTTTCATATAGGGGGAACAAATATTCTGTTCCATATAGATTTGCAGGAAGATTATCTGAGGTACATATAGGAGAAGGGAAGTTACAGATCTATGTTGATAATGAACAGCTATGCGAACATGAGATCATTCCTGGAAATAGCAGAGTGGTCAGGAATAAAGAACACTTTGCTGGATTATTAAGTGAGATACTAAAACAGAATTCACAATGCAGGAAACCTCCTCAAACACCTGTCAGGATGTCTGATGTAGAGGTTGAGAAGAGACCTCTTGATGTTTATGATGCATTCTGTGAAGGGGGTTCAGCATGA
- a CDS encoding group II intron maturase-specific domain-containing protein: MDNGFDFLGWNFRKYSGKLLIKPSNKSIENITRSISNVIKNGKALSQRSLIKKLNPIITGWSEYHRSAVAKETFSKLDFRLWNMLWTWAKRRHPNKSHQWIVNRYWHRIGSRNWVFSAEGLKLKIFSDTKIIRHPCIKMDKNPYVDKEYFKWRTNYLRKQKQVSLE, translated from the coding sequence ATAGACAATGGGTTTGATTTCCTGGGATGGAATTTTCGGAAATACAGCGGTAAACTCCTAATCAAACCCTCGAATAAATCTATTGAGAATATCACAAGAAGTATAAGTAACGTGATTAAGAACGGCAAGGCTTTGTCGCAACGTTCTCTCATTAAGAAACTCAACCCTATTATCACTGGATGGAGCGAATACCATCGCTCAGCAGTTGCTAAAGAGACGTTCAGTAAGCTTGATTTCAGATTATGGAATATGCTATGGACGTGGGCTAAAAGGCGACATCCGAACAAATCTCACCAATGGATAGTAAATCGATATTGGCATAGGATAGGGTCAAGGAACTGGGTATTCTCTGCAGAGGGGCTTAAACTTAAAATCTTCTCGGATACGAAGATAATAAGACATCCGTGTATAAAAATGGATAAGAACCCCTACGTAGACAAAGAATATTTCAAATGGAGAACAAACTATCTGAGAAAGCAGAAACAAGTGTCGTTGGAGTAA
- a CDS encoding 3-isopropylmalate dehydratase small subunit, whose translation MLDNIIKGKAWIYGSDIDTDVIIPGKYLRTKDMQVFADHAMEGIDPEFSKKVQKGDIIVAADNFGCGSSREQAALALKYAGVGCVVARSFGRIFFRNAINVGLPLMEADVKCNEGDEVEIELLQGTVKVNGKEFQGNKLPDFLLEILTDGGLVAHRKAQKAKQ comes from the coding sequence ATATTGGACAATATAATCAAGGGAAAAGCATGGATATACGGTAGTGATATCGATACAGATGTAATAATTCCCGGAAAATACCTGCGCACAAAAGACATGCAGGTCTTTGCAGATCATGCTATGGAAGGAATTGATCCTGAGTTCTCAAAAAAAGTGCAGAAAGGAGACATTATTGTTGCTGCTGATAACTTTGGTTGCGGATCATCCAGAGAACAGGCTGCTCTGGCACTCAAATATGCAGGTGTGGGTTGCGTAGTTGCCAGGTCATTTGGAAGGATCTTTTTCCGAAATGCCATCAATGTCGGACTTCCATTAATGGAAGCAGACGTAAAGTGCAACGAAGGCGATGAAGTTGAGATTGAACTACTTCAGGGAACAGTAAAGGTTAATGGAAAAGAATTCCAGGGCAATAAACTTCCAGATTTCCTGCTGGAAATACTCACTGACGGCGGCCTTGTAGCACACAGAAAAGCACAGAAAGCCAAACAGTAA
- a CDS encoding isocitrate/isopropylmalate family dehydrogenase produces the protein MKLAVVEGDGVGKEVIPAALEVLDAFGLDVEKVPLELGYGKWERTGSAITDEDIDTLKSCDCVLFGAVTTPPDPNYKSVLLTIRKELDMYANIRPIRPLPSVKGIHDRTDFNYIIVRENTEGLYSGIEEIGEDVSTTKRVITRKGSKRIADYAGKLAGSRTNKLTIVHKSNVMKSDKLFLDVCRQSATDAGVAHSDELVDSFAYNLIKNPWNYDVIVTTNLFGDILSDMSGALVGGLGLLPSANIGEKYAFFEPVHGSAPDIAGRNIANPLAAVLSLKMLLEWNKNMTEATILEEAINTSLNHRICTPDLGGKSSTPEVGEFLANYIKTRIE, from the coding sequence ATGAAACTTGCAGTTGTTGAAGGTGATGGAGTTGGAAAAGAAGTAATTCCCGCCGCACTTGAAGTCCTTGACGCATTTGGACTTGACGTGGAAAAAGTACCCCTTGAACTTGGATACGGAAAATGGGAACGCACAGGTTCTGCCATTACAGACGAAGACATTGATACTCTGAAAAGTTGTGATTGCGTTCTTTTTGGTGCTGTGACAACTCCCCCTGACCCTAATTACAAAAGTGTTCTCCTGACAATTCGTAAAGAACTTGACATGTATGCAAATATCAGACCAATACGTCCTCTTCCCTCTGTAAAAGGGATTCATGACAGGACTGATTTCAATTACATAATTGTGAGAGAGAATACAGAAGGACTTTATTCCGGCATTGAAGAGATCGGTGAAGACGTATCTACCACTAAAAGAGTAATCACAAGAAAAGGATCAAAGAGAATTGCAGATTATGCAGGCAAACTTGCAGGAAGCAGGACTAACAAACTGACAATTGTGCACAAATCCAATGTCATGAAATCTGACAAATTGTTCCTTGATGTCTGTCGCCAGTCTGCAACTGATGCAGGAGTTGCGCACAGTGATGAACTTGTGGACTCCTTTGCATACAACCTGATAAAAAATCCCTGGAACTACGATGTGATAGTCACCACAAATCTTTTCGGAGACATCCTCAGCGACATGTCAGGAGCGCTTGTAGGAGGACTCGGTCTGCTGCCAAGCGCCAATATCGGAGAGAAATATGCATTCTTTGAACCTGTTCACGGCAGTGCACCTGATATTGCAGGCCGGAACATCGCAAACCCACTTGCTGCAGTACTCAGTCTCAAAATGCTACTTGAATGGAACAAGAACATGACTGAAGCAACGATCCTTGAAGAAGCTATTAACACATCCCTGAATCATAGGATATGTACTCCTGACCTTGGGGGAAAAAGCAGTACACCTGAAGTTGGAGAGTTCTTAGCAAATTACATCAAAACAAGAATTGAATAA
- a CDS encoding ISH3 family transposase produces MSFLKFNSSTPSKVELRPKQCINAVLKPLTDNIAININGSLTCKDLFYAAICMAVEKSSVHSMSKHYQDVPCETSTRYHLNKLDLEELIRLNAKILLQGPISTLKTEKKYEFAIDFTNDPYYGETDSSNENYVIRGQAEKSTNSFYSYISLSIINKNERFTISVLPVEKSETKINYLAYFVDLIGNLDLKIKVLCLDREFSSVDVFEFLQNKDIPHITPVVKKGNVIKRLLIGRKARDSQYVMKNPQKKEVRLNIVIDVKYMKGKRNKKGCENLGFVVYGLNWKPRKISTVYRRRFAIESSYRMRNIVKPRTSTRNVTFRYFFTLVSFLLRNTWLLIQKKHFTIVKRGPQTIDEDRFRFDRFILFVEEWFRRNLRVQLVVRCLR; encoded by the coding sequence ATGTCGTTTCTAAAATTCAATTCCAGCACCCCTTCTAAAGTCGAGTTAAGACCAAAACAATGTATCAATGCTGTTCTAAAACCTCTTACTGATAATATCGCCATTAATATCAATGGTTCTCTTACCTGTAAAGACCTATTTTATGCTGCTATATGTATGGCAGTAGAAAAAAGTTCAGTTCATTCCATGTCGAAACACTATCAAGACGTTCCTTGTGAAACATCTACAAGATATCATCTCAATAAATTGGATCTTGAAGAACTAATCCGGTTAAATGCAAAGATTCTACTTCAAGGTCCTATTAGTACTCTAAAAACTGAGAAAAAGTATGAGTTTGCTATTGACTTTACAAATGACCCTTACTATGGAGAAACTGATTCATCCAATGAAAACTACGTCATACGTGGACAGGCAGAAAAATCTACAAACTCTTTCTATTCATATATTTCATTGTCCATCATAAACAAGAATGAGAGGTTCACTATATCCGTTCTTCCAGTAGAAAAAAGTGAAACAAAGATCAATTACCTCGCTTATTTCGTTGATCTGATAGGGAACCTTGATCTTAAGATCAAGGTTCTTTGTTTGGACAGAGAGTTTAGCTCTGTTGATGTCTTTGAGTTCTTACAGAACAAAGACATTCCTCATATTACTCCTGTAGTTAAAAAAGGAAACGTGATCAAACGACTACTTATTGGTAGAAAGGCAAGGGATTCGCAATATGTTATGAAGAATCCTCAGAAGAAAGAGGTTCGGCTAAATATCGTTATTGATGTCAAGTACATGAAAGGTAAAAGGAATAAAAAAGGATGCGAAAACCTGGGTTTTGTTGTTTATGGGCTCAACTGGAAGCCCCGGAAGATTAGCACGGTCTATAGAAGAAGGTTTGCAATCGAATCGTCTTACAGGATGAGGAATATAGTCAAACCCAGAACATCGACAAGGAACGTTACTTTCAGGTACTTTTTTACATTGGTATCGTTCCTGCTTAGAAATACATGGCTCCTAATTCAGAAAAAGCATTTTACGATTGTAAAACGAGGTCCTCAAACAATTGATGAGGATAGGTTCAGGTTTGACAGATTTATCCTGTTTGTTGAGGAATGGTTTAGAAGAAACTTAAGGGTTCAATTGGTAGTGCGGTGTTTGAGGTAG
- a CDS encoding oligosaccharyl transferase, archaeosortase A system-associated, protein MKDERSKPYSPKNSLPYLIGVTLSFLIAFYIRTIPKAGVFISETFVRFGGNDPWYHLRNVESIIHNFPNMLWFDAYTQFPNGAKQVFAPLYDLVLATIIWILGAGNPDQNLIYIVSAYYPSILGSLVVVPAYFVGKWLFDRRVGLLASFLVAISCGQFLSRSIIGFNDHHIAETLLSTVVAMFLIMAIKKADKEKITFSDLKNKNFEPIKPAVPYLILTGIALGAYSLAWKGALFFAFIIGVYITIQHIVNHMHGKSTDYLAISGMVIFLIALIMVLMTPYLGGTKSLYIKGLIAGIIAFPVLTGISIISNQKGLKNYYFPVSIAALFIIGIFAAKIFSESAYALITSVFSYFMRTGGGLTIAEASPLLSSSGQFTLQPLWYYFGTMAYISFFALAILIYKSFTQKNTPDKTFLIVWTLMIIWAMLQQNRFAYYYSVNAAILSAWIGISILDLAGWQNLIDSIKSKTFAANNIKAMHILSAIFIILIMIYPSYSLAMQQNQGTGGPNGNWIEATLWLKYNTPDPGLDYYENYEIPADGESYDYPDTAYGVMSWWDYGHWIEVIGRRIPNANPFQQGIGGRRESIDEENLPGASTFFTASSEDEATEVLEAVHPDPDKAGARYIVSDIEMATGKFYAMAAWTLDTADYYQQVQTGSGYMTVPGQRYFNSMEARLHIFDSNGLKQYRMVHESPIASTQETGYKNVYNVLFGGNIAEDNSGYVKIFEYVEGATITGTAPANETVTISNTILTSQMRTFVYSQTTTAGSDGTYSFTVPYSTTGPIEGETQFDTMPTGPYVISYGGNQQEASVSETDVLNGNTIEV, encoded by the coding sequence ATGAAAGATGAGAGATCAAAACCATATAGTCCAAAAAATAGTCTACCATACCTAATCGGTGTGACGTTATCTTTTTTAATAGCATTTTACATCCGAACAATCCCTAAGGCAGGCGTTTTTATCTCCGAAACCTTTGTAAGGTTCGGTGGAAATGACCCTTGGTACCACCTTAGAAATGTAGAATCCATTATCCATAATTTCCCAAATATGCTGTGGTTTGATGCATACACTCAGTTCCCAAACGGTGCTAAGCAAGTATTTGCACCACTTTACGATCTTGTTCTTGCCACAATCATCTGGATATTGGGAGCAGGCAATCCTGATCAAAATCTGATATACATCGTCAGTGCTTACTACCCATCAATACTTGGCTCCCTTGTTGTTGTTCCTGCATATTTTGTAGGAAAATGGTTGTTTGATAGAAGAGTCGGCCTTCTTGCATCATTTTTAGTTGCAATTTCCTGTGGTCAGTTCCTTTCAAGATCTATCATAGGCTTCAATGACCACCATATTGCAGAAACACTGCTCAGCACTGTGGTAGCCATGTTTCTCATAATGGCAATCAAAAAAGCAGATAAGGAAAAAATTACTTTTTCTGATCTTAAAAACAAGAATTTTGAGCCGATAAAACCTGCAGTTCCTTACCTTATACTCACAGGGATTGCACTTGGTGCTTACTCACTTGCATGGAAAGGAGCATTATTTTTCGCATTCATTATTGGAGTTTACATTACTATCCAGCATATTGTTAATCATATGCATGGAAAAAGCACGGACTACCTCGCAATAAGTGGAATGGTCATCTTCTTGATTGCATTAATAATGGTCCTTATGACACCTTATTTGGGAGGAACAAAATCCCTGTATATAAAAGGCCTTATTGCAGGCATCATAGCATTTCCAGTATTAACCGGGATATCCATTATTTCAAATCAAAAAGGGCTAAAAAACTATTATTTCCCTGTTTCAATAGCTGCGCTTTTCATTATAGGCATCTTTGCAGCAAAAATATTTTCAGAATCTGCATATGCCCTGATAACAAGTGTATTCAGTTATTTCATGCGTACTGGAGGTGGACTGACTATTGCAGAAGCCTCACCACTATTATCATCAAGTGGGCAATTTACCCTTCAACCACTCTGGTACTACTTTGGAACGATGGCTTACATATCTTTCTTTGCGCTGGCAATACTCATATACAAGTCATTTACCCAGAAGAACACACCCGATAAAACATTCCTGATAGTCTGGACACTCATGATAATCTGGGCCATGCTTCAGCAGAACCGTTTTGCATACTATTATTCAGTAAATGCAGCAATTCTCAGTGCATGGATCGGTATTAGTATTCTGGACCTTGCAGGATGGCAAAATCTTATAGACAGCATCAAATCAAAAACATTCGCTGCAAATAATATCAAAGCCATGCATATACTCTCAGCTATATTTATCATACTGATCATGATATATCCCAGCTATAGCCTTGCAATGCAACAGAACCAAGGAACTGGTGGTCCAAACGGTAACTGGATAGAAGCAACACTGTGGCTAAAATATAATACTCCAGACCCCGGTCTTGATTACTATGAGAATTATGAAATCCCTGCTGACGGAGAGAGCTATGATTATCCCGACACCGCATACGGAGTCATGTCCTGGTGGGACTATGGACACTGGATAGAAGTCATTGGACGTCGCATTCCAAACGCAAATCCATTCCAACAAGGAATTGGTGGCCGAAGAGAGAGTATAGACGAAGAAAACCTACCAGGTGCTTCCACATTCTTTACCGCATCCTCTGAAGATGAAGCTACAGAAGTCTTGGAAGCAGTTCACCCGGACCCCGATAAAGCAGGAGCACGTTACATAGTATCAGATATTGAAATGGCAACCGGGAAGTTCTACGCAATGGCTGCCTGGACACTTGACACTGCTGATTATTACCAGCAAGTTCAAACCGGCTCAGGATACATGACAGTCCCCGGACAAAGATACTTCAACTCAATGGAAGCAAGGCTTCACATATTTGATAGTAACGGACTGAAACAGTACCGTATGGTACATGAATCCCCAATAGCAAGCACACAGGAGACAGGCTATAAGAATGTCTACAATGTTCTCTTTGGAGGAAATATAGCAGAAGACAATTCAGGTTATGTCAAAATATTCGAATACGTCGAAGGTGCCACAATAACCGGCACAGCTCCTGCAAATGAAACTGTGACTATCAGCAACACCATACTGACAAGCCAGATGAGGACATTCGTGTATTCACAAACTACAACTGCAGGATCTGATGGAACTTACTCATTCACAGTTCCTTATTCCACAACAGGACCTATTGAAGGGGAAACACAATTTGACACCATGCCGACGGGACCTTATGTGATAAGTTATGGAGGCAACCAACAAGAGGCCAGTGTTAGTGAAACAGATGTTCTGAATGGGAACACAATAGAAGTCTGA
- the istB gene encoding IS21-like element helper ATPase IstB — protein MNPLIYDRLHSNLLYLKLNTVEQTLDNYLELAAKDGRTTMEVLDHLFEQERIHREADAIERRTKLAVFPIRKTLDEFDLDFQLSIDRAVIDDLATLRFVHNEENVVLLGPPGVGKTHLAIALGMETVKAGFSVYFINAGNLIERLKKANREGILEKKLREFTRYKLLIIDEMGYLPFDEEGAHCFFQLISKRYERSSTIFTSNKSYGQWGEIFQDNVIASAVLDRILHHCTTINIKGESYRLKDRRKVGLQIGKL, from the coding sequence ATGAACCCTCTGATCTATGACAGATTACATAGTAACCTGTTGTATCTGAAATTGAATACTGTGGAGCAGACATTAGATAATTATCTGGAACTTGCTGCAAAGGATGGTAGAACAACAATGGAGGTTCTTGATCATCTTTTTGAGCAGGAAAGAATACACAGGGAAGCTGATGCAATTGAGAGAAGAACTAAGCTTGCTGTGTTCCCGATAAGAAAAACACTGGATGAATTCGATCTAGATTTCCAGTTATCAATTGATAGAGCTGTTATCGATGATCTGGCTACTCTGAGATTTGTTCACAATGAAGAGAATGTTGTACTGCTTGGTCCTCCGGGAGTGGGAAAAACACATCTTGCAATTGCCCTTGGAATGGAAACTGTAAAAGCAGGTTTTTCTGTTTATTTCATCAATGCAGGAAACCTTATTGAGAGGTTGAAAAAGGCAAATAGGGAAGGAATTCTTGAGAAGAAGCTCAGGGAATTCACCCGATACAAGTTACTCATTATCGATGAAATGGGCTATCTCCCTTTTGATGAAGAGGGTGCTCATTGCTTCTTTCAATTGATATCCAAACGCTATGAAAGGAGTTCTACAATCTTTACTTCAAATAAATCATATGGTCAGTGGGGTGAGATATTCCAGGACAATGTGATTGCGTCTGCTGTTCTTGACAGGATATTACATCACTGTACTACGATCAATATCAAAGGTGAAAGTTACAGGCTAAAGGACAGGAGAAAAGTGGGATTGCAAATAGGGAAACTGTAA